In Chlamydiales bacterium, a genomic segment contains:
- the cyoA gene encoding ubiquinol oxidase subunit II produces MREKKPVSFILFFSGFVLLTILLMQFVEIEYGGDIAVLFPRGIIALAQRDLLLFIQALMLLVVIPVYILTFVFSWKYGAHSDKAKYTPEWDHSHLAEYLWWGIPFFLVLIIGGITWIKTYELDPYKPIESSKKPLTIQVVALQWKWLFIYPEQNIASVNFVQFPEKTPINFEITADAPMNSFWIPQLGGQIYAMPKMKTKLYLIAEKADTFKGSSANLSGVGFAGMHFIAKASTEEDFHKWVESVKHSPDVLQQEEYNQLALPSSNLSPKTYLLKEEDLFNKIIMKYMHPQEKS; encoded by the coding sequence ATGAGAGAAAAAAAACCTGTCTCTTTCATTCTATTCTTCTCTGGTTTCGTGCTATTGACCATCTTGCTCATGCAATTTGTGGAAATAGAATATGGCGGCGATATTGCCGTCTTATTTCCCAGAGGGATTATAGCGCTTGCACAAAGAGATCTACTTCTCTTTATTCAAGCTCTCATGTTACTTGTAGTCATTCCTGTCTATATTCTCACTTTTGTCTTCTCTTGGAAATATGGAGCCCATAGTGATAAAGCAAAATATACTCCCGAATGGGACCACAGTCACCTAGCTGAATATCTTTGGTGGGGTATTCCCTTTTTTCTCGTCCTCATCATTGGTGGAATAACCTGGATCAAAACGTATGAACTAGATCCCTATAAACCCATAGAGTCTTCTAAAAAGCCCCTCACAATACAAGTCGTTGCACTCCAATGGAAGTGGTTATTCATTTATCCAGAGCAAAATATTGCTAGCGTAAACTTTGTCCAGTTTCCAGAAAAAACCCCCATCAATTTTGAAATTACTGCTGATGCCCCTATGAACTCCTTTTGGATCCCTCAATTAGGTGGACAAATTTATGCCATGCCCAAAATGAAAACAAAGCTATACCTCATTGCTGAAAAAGCAGACACCTTCAAAGGATCCTCTGCAAACCTGAGTGGAGTTGGATTTGCAGGGATGCATTTTATTGCCAAAGCTTCTACTGAAGAAGACTTCCACAAATGGGTAGAATCCGTAAAGCACTCTCCTGATGTCCTTCAGCAAGAAGAGTATAATCAGTTAGCGCTTCCAAGTAGTAATCTCTCACCTAAAACTTATCTGTTAAAAGAAGAAGACCTTTTCAACAAAATCATCATGAAATACATGCACCCTCAAGAAAAGAGTTAA
- a CDS encoding DUF4143 domain-containing protein, with protein sequence MLVHYFLTFESMIISDFLKKRYHHGLPPNVYFWRDKLGNEVDCLLEEGALLTPVEIKSSATIQADMFDGLIKWCDWAEMNSGSGVVVYAGKENQVRKQGSVFPWKLL encoded by the coding sequence TTGCTCGTACATTATTTCCTCACTTTTGAATCGATGATTATATCTGACTTTTTAAAAAAACGCTATCACCATGGCTTGCCACCCAATGTATATTTTTGGAGGGACAAATTGGGTAATGAGGTCGACTGTTTACTTGAAGAGGGTGCGTTACTAACTCCTGTTGAAATTAAGTCTTCTGCAACGATTCAGGCAGATATGTTTGATGGCCTTATTAAGTGGTGTGATTGGGCTGAAATGAATTCTGGATCAGGTGTTGTTGTTTATGCTGGGAAAGAAAATCAAGTACGTAAGCAGGGGAGTGTCTTTCCTTGGAAACTTTTGTAA
- the cyoD gene encoding cytochrome o ubiquinol oxidase subunit IV yields the protein MDEHLSLAETQKKWHGSLKSYLIGFSLSILFTATAYLLVMAHLMTGKGLLFALVSLAIAQAISQLLFFLHVGEEAKPRWELLVCLFMIMVLLIIAFGSLWIMYDLNDRVMGGM from the coding sequence ATGGATGAACACTTAAGTTTAGCTGAAACACAGAAAAAATGGCATGGTAGCTTGAAGTCCTATTTAATTGGATTCTCTTTGTCTATCCTATTTACAGCAACAGCCTACTTACTTGTTATGGCTCACTTGATGACAGGCAAAGGTTTGCTTTTTGCTCTTGTATCACTTGCTATTGCACAAGCTATTTCTCAACTACTTTTCTTCTTACATGTTGGTGAAGAGGCGAAACCTCGCTGGGAACTGCTTGTATGTCTTTTCATGATCATGGTTTTACTTATCATTGCTTTTGGCTCTCTTTGGATCATGTATGATTTAAATGACCGCGTAATGGGCGGTATGTAA
- a CDS encoding carboxypeptidase regulatory-like domain-containing protein: MKYKLLVLLFLLSAASLMASGSISGVVTTALGIPLPNATVTVLRGSNTVIATTTTTTDGSYSFSGISTGEYVVRTSLLTFQTAIAGVTIVDGQNSVANFSLAADPGELFGQVTDNSTHLPIAGAIINTIQNDILIGSATTDGSGNYTIAGLASGSYTVTGSAASYQTSVVGASVLTSQSTTVNFSLKSSPGSISGIVASADGGAPISNALIQVGNAGTVIYSATTDNTGNYTITGVSTGSYTVVATAATYDTGVTGAIVVSSTTTTVNFSLQSSPGIISGVVISDVTGLPISGALVEANLASIVVGSAVTDNSGNYTILGMTPGSYIVDAYATNYQTGTTGAIVVSEDVTTVDFSLKNSPGTISGTVISASGETPIVGALLEIIYNDVVIDIALTDSSGNYIITGVTPGSYIITASAATYDASITGAIVTANETTTVNFSLEPNPGIISGIVTSAMSGLPISGTIIEVSLDNTIVFSSLTDNSGNYIISGIAPGSYIVHAYATNYQTSTMGAIVTSNATTTTNFSLQSSLGTISGTITSETTGLPISGVLVEVNLSSIVIDSTVTDSFGNYTISGIAPGSYIVEAYATNYQTGVTGAIIVSGDTTTVNLSLESNPGIISGRIISAASGLPISGALIQIIHDDVIIDSTLTDSSGDYTISGVPSGIYTVDAYAANYQTATSSASISSNQTTTVNFSLQAGPGRISGTVISTLSGLPISGSLVEVNLDNTLIFSTLTDSFGNYSISGIAPNTYAVHAHAVTYQTIINDSVVVISNAATTVNFSLPSNPGNVQGVITDLVTGLPLSGVFIDIFENDVFINVAVTDTRGNYSITGLAADDYTLTASKTNYDSNDTSFMVTSGGTTTVNLTLTPNFPPSNLTGSVIINTFLLQTDRIHHLQWVSGLGGNITAYRLYRNSDLLAIISSNKPLEYNDHNRNANIADTYAVTAINTEGDESTALFITLQ, from the coding sequence ATGAAGTATAAGCTATTAGTTCTTTTGTTTTTATTGTCAGCAGCTTCGTTAATGGCAAGTGGGAGCATTTCAGGTGTAGTAACTACTGCTTTAGGGATCCCGCTGCCGAATGCTACAGTTACAGTTCTGAGAGGTAGTAATACTGTTATCGCAACTACAACAACTACTACAGATGGTTCCTACTCTTTTAGCGGGATCTCTACAGGAGAATATGTTGTACGAACGAGCTTATTGACCTTTCAAACTGCAATAGCTGGTGTTACAATTGTCGATGGTCAAAATAGTGTAGCTAATTTTTCATTAGCAGCTGATCCTGGAGAACTTTTTGGTCAAGTTACCGATAATTCAACACATCTTCCTATTGCAGGAGCTATAATTAATACGATACAAAACGACATTCTCATTGGTTCAGCTACGACAGATGGAAGTGGAAATTATACTATAGCAGGTTTAGCATCTGGTTCTTATACAGTAACTGGATCTGCGGCTAGTTATCAAACCAGCGTTGTTGGAGCATCTGTTCTTACGAGTCAATCAACAACAGTTAACTTTTCTTTGAAGTCTAGTCCTGGCAGCATTTCTGGAATTGTAGCTAGCGCGGATGGTGGAGCTCCAATTTCTAATGCGTTGATCCAAGTAGGTAATGCAGGTACAGTTATTTATTCAGCTACAACGGACAATACTGGAAACTACACCATCACAGGAGTTTCTACAGGTTCTTACACAGTAGTAGCTACAGCAGCCACTTATGATACGGGTGTTACAGGGGCTATTGTTGTTTCGAGCACAACGACAACTGTAAATTTTTCATTACAATCTTCTCCTGGTATTATTTCAGGAGTAGTCATAAGTGATGTTACCGGATTACCAATTTCAGGAGCTCTTGTAGAAGCAAATTTAGCTAGTATCGTTGTCGGTTCAGCAGTGACTGACAATTCTGGAAACTATACTATCTTAGGTATGACTCCAGGTTCCTACATTGTGGATGCCTATGCCACAAATTATCAAACAGGTACTACTGGAGCCATTGTCGTTTCTGAAGATGTGACAACTGTTGATTTTTCCTTAAAAAATAGCCCAGGGACTATTTCTGGTACTGTAATAAGTGCCTCTGGAGAAACGCCTATTGTTGGTGCTTTGCTTGAAATTATTTATAACGATGTCGTGATAGACATTGCTTTAACAGATAGTTCTGGAAATTATATTATTACTGGAGTAACTCCAGGTTCCTACATAATTACAGCTTCAGCAGCAACGTATGATGCTAGTATAACAGGTGCTATCGTCACCGCAAACGAAACAACAACGGTCAATTTCTCTCTGGAGCCAAATCCTGGTATTATTTCAGGGATTGTAACAAGCGCAATGAGTGGATTGCCAATTTCAGGAACAATTATAGAAGTAAGTCTAGATAATACTATCGTTTTTTCTTCTCTTACGGATAATTCTGGAAATTATATCATTTCAGGCATTGCTCCAGGTTCTTATATCGTACATGCTTATGCTACAAATTATCAAACTAGTACTATGGGAGCAATTGTCACCTCAAATGCCACAACAACCACAAATTTCTCATTACAGTCTTCTCTGGGCACCATTTCTGGAACAATAACGAGTGAGACCACAGGATTACCGATTTCTGGTGTACTTGTAGAAGTGAATTTATCTAGTATTGTTATTGATTCTACAGTAACGGATAGTTTTGGAAATTATACTATTTCAGGCATTGCTCCAGGTTCTTACATTGTGGAAGCTTATGCTACAAATTACCAGACGGGTGTTACTGGAGCTATTATCGTTTCTGGAGATACGACAACTGTTAATTTATCTCTTGAATCTAATCCCGGAATCATTTCAGGGAGAATAATAAGTGCGGCAAGTGGATTACCAATTTCAGGCGCTTTAATTCAAATAATCCATGATGATGTAATCATTGACTCAACTTTGACAGACAGTTCAGGAGACTATACTATTTCTGGGGTTCCTTCTGGTATTTATACCGTCGACGCTTATGCTGCAAATTATCAAACTGCAACTTCCAGTGCCTCCATTTCTTCAAATCAAACAACAACAGTGAACTTTTCTCTTCAAGCAGGTCCTGGTAGGATTTCAGGAACTGTTATTAGTACATTAAGCGGATTACCAATCTCAGGATCTCTTGTAGAGGTAAATTTAGATAATACACTTATTTTTTCTACTTTAACAGATTCTTTTGGAAACTATTCAATTTCAGGAATCGCTCCAAATACTTATGCTGTACATGCCCATGCAGTAACGTATCAAACGATCATTAACGATAGTGTTGTTGTTATTTCAAATGCAGCAACAACAGTCAACTTTTCTTTACCATCTAATCCGGGTAATGTACAAGGAGTTATTACTGATTTAGTTACAGGCTTGCCTCTTTCTGGAGTCTTTATTGATATTTTTGAAAATGATGTTTTCATAAATGTTGCAGTTACAGATACCAGAGGAAATTATAGTATAACAGGACTTGCAGCGGATGACTATACTCTCACAGCTAGTAAGACTAATTATGATAGTAATGATACCAGCTTTATGGTTACTAGTGGAGGAACAACCACAGTTAACCTAACATTGACTCCGAACTTTCCTCCAAGCAATTTAACTGGAAGCGTGATTATTAATACGTTCTTACTACAAACTGATCGAATTCATCATCTACAGTGGGTATCAGGTCTTGGAGGCAACATAACTGCCTATCGGCTTTATCGCAATAGTGATTTATTAGCAATAATTTCATCAAACAAACCATTGGAATACAATGACCATAATCGAAACGCTAATATAGCAGATACTTATGCTGTAACGGCTATTAATACGGAGGGAGATGAAAGTACAGCCTTATTTATTACATTACAATAA
- a CDS encoding DUF3857 and transglutaminase domain-containing protein produces the protein MFSAEPLWVEEIPFVIDAPVKETQINLQYLLVDRQRNWEEKSQYFHYVVKAISQNGVEDVSQINIDFDPAETDVVMHKIRIYRDGRWVDRLANARQHTIQQEKRLNQNIYAGDVTLVFFIEDMRKNDILEYAYSLRGENPLFSEKCTDTVLLQYIDTVEKVSYRLLAHPRSQFLFKPFNTTIGARIEDISSDMRKWSYDVVNTEELFFEEGMPSWYYPRSYVQISQYQNWQEVVKELFPLYTLPNNFSEEMYSLVDDWKKSAQSDHDRAFLALRFVQDEIRYLGISEETYGVKPHDPQMVLKMRYGDCKDKAFLLSSLLHLMGIRSNSMLVNSFTGKVLPEKLPSPGRFNHVILQIEIDAQRYWVDPTEALKGGSLQQCSIPNYYWGLVLSEDTTQLTSSPPLKMPAKPIEISVIYSILEGNKIEMERTTNYYDLQADYKRRDVEWNGLKNISHELLKDLQKIHGSAKVLSPPTLTDDRENNVLAITETYSLLMDENEGNKSVCIVSSVIGDHLLYDYNPERKHALSLEGPQWIKETIHINNPFNNWRDTKEEVSYHNDIVRFSSFSKGSSNAINIYYELQYLQDHVPVLSLQEYHAIVKSIRNLLNYRIDSPEANQPKGSESVAWAATFVALLLACCAIYFTCYRK, from the coding sequence ATGTTTTCTGCCGAGCCTTTATGGGTTGAAGAGATCCCGTTTGTTATAGATGCTCCGGTCAAAGAAACTCAGATTAATTTGCAGTATTTGTTAGTGGATCGTCAAAGAAATTGGGAGGAAAAGAGTCAATATTTTCACTATGTTGTTAAAGCTATTTCACAAAATGGTGTGGAAGATGTTTCTCAAATCAACATAGATTTTGATCCTGCTGAAACAGACGTTGTAATGCATAAAATCCGTATATATAGGGATGGAAGATGGGTTGATCGTTTAGCAAATGCAAGGCAACATACGATTCAGCAAGAAAAACGGCTTAACCAAAATATCTATGCAGGGGATGTAACACTTGTCTTTTTTATTGAAGACATGCGAAAAAATGACATACTTGAATATGCTTATTCATTACGAGGAGAAAACCCGTTATTTTCTGAGAAGTGTACCGATACAGTTTTATTACAGTATATAGATACAGTTGAAAAAGTTTCTTATAGGCTTTTGGCTCATCCAAGAAGCCAGTTTTTGTTTAAGCCTTTTAATACTACAATTGGGGCAAGAATAGAAGATATATCTTCCGATATGCGAAAATGGTCATATGATGTAGTAAACACGGAGGAGTTGTTTTTTGAAGAGGGTATGCCTAGTTGGTACTATCCGCGTTCCTATGTTCAAATTAGTCAGTATCAAAATTGGCAAGAAGTCGTTAAAGAATTATTTCCCCTCTATACATTACCTAACAACTTTAGTGAGGAGATGTATAGCCTTGTGGATGACTGGAAAAAATCTGCTCAAAGTGATCATGATAGGGCTTTTCTTGCTTTAAGGTTTGTTCAGGATGAGATCCGTTATTTAGGAATTAGTGAAGAGACTTATGGAGTAAAACCGCATGATCCACAAATGGTTTTAAAAATGCGTTATGGTGATTGTAAAGATAAAGCATTTTTACTCTCATCTCTTCTTCATCTTATGGGCATTCGTTCCAATAGCATGTTGGTTAATTCTTTTACGGGAAAAGTACTTCCTGAAAAATTACCTTCTCCTGGACGTTTTAATCATGTAATTTTACAAATTGAGATAGATGCTCAACGGTACTGGGTAGATCCTACGGAAGCCTTAAAAGGAGGCTCTCTTCAACAGTGTTCCATTCCTAACTATTACTGGGGACTTGTTTTGTCTGAAGATACAACACAACTGACTTCTTCACCCCCTCTTAAAATGCCTGCTAAGCCTATTGAGATTTCGGTGATTTATTCTATTTTAGAAGGCAATAAAATAGAGATGGAAAGAACTACCAATTATTATGATTTACAAGCTGACTATAAACGTCGAGATGTAGAATGGAATGGCTTAAAAAACATATCTCATGAACTTTTAAAAGATCTACAAAAAATACATGGTAGCGCAAAAGTACTTTCCCCGCCTACTTTAACAGATGATCGAGAGAACAACGTTCTTGCAATAACAGAGACTTATTCATTGTTAATGGATGAAAATGAAGGTAATAAAAGTGTGTGTATTGTTTCTTCGGTTATCGGAGATCATCTACTGTATGATTACAATCCAGAAAGAAAGCATGCTTTGAGCTTGGAAGGGCCTCAGTGGATTAAAGAAACAATTCACATTAACAACCCTTTTAACAATTGGAGAGACACCAAAGAAGAAGTTTCTTATCATAATGATATTGTTCGCTTCTCTTCTTTTAGTAAAGGATCAAGCAATGCTATCAATATATATTATGAATTACAATACTTGCAAGATCATGTGCCCGTATTATCGCTTCAAGAGTATCATGCAATAGTTAAATCGATAAGAAACCTCTTGAATTATAGAATTGATTCGCCAGAAGCAAACCAGCCAAAAGGCTCGGAATCTGTTGCTTGGGCGGCAACATTTGTAGCTCTTCTTCTTGCTTGTTGTGCAATCTATTTTACGTGCTATAGGAAATAA
- a CDS encoding mechanosensitive ion channel, with translation MIDKEFKQFISSIELTNIISFILLVIALIISAKGINVISCMIIKKFPHKRMRIFQWIPIFSFLLYFFGIIAGIYFIFEPSQEVFLWFIASTIVAFAFALKEILTSLISGVILLIDKPFQVGDRVTFESTYGEITSIGLRSVKLLTLDESVVTIPNSRFMNDIVSSSSAGQLNMMTTVDVYVSVNENLSQLKDILEKIASASPYINTEKKPFVIIKETLGIGGVISAVMTTKCILKDARKEKTFQTDFLINVNQELHDQSIQRKTKL, from the coding sequence ATGATCGATAAGGAGTTTAAACAATTTATATCTAGCATTGAACTAACTAATATTATCTCTTTTATTTTGCTTGTAATTGCGCTTATTATCTCAGCAAAGGGGATTAATGTTATTTCTTGCATGATCATCAAAAAATTCCCCCATAAAAGAATGCGTATTTTTCAATGGATTCCAATTTTTAGTTTTCTTCTTTATTTTTTTGGTATCATAGCAGGAATATATTTTATTTTTGAGCCCTCTCAAGAAGTCTTTCTTTGGTTCATAGCTAGTACAATCGTTGCCTTTGCTTTTGCTCTTAAAGAAATTTTAACCTCTCTTATTTCAGGAGTCATCTTACTAATAGACAAACCATTCCAAGTCGGAGATCGAGTTACCTTTGAAAGTACATATGGAGAAATTACTAGCATTGGACTAAGATCGGTAAAGCTATTAACGCTAGATGAAAGCGTTGTAACGATTCCCAACAGTCGATTTATGAATGACATTGTAAGTTCAAGCAGCGCAGGTCAACTGAATATGATGACAACGGTTGATGTATATGTTTCAGTCAATGAAAACCTTAGTCAATTAAAAGACATTCTTGAAAAAATTGCTTCGGCAAGTCCCTACATCAATACAGAAAAAAAGCCATTTGTTATTATCAAAGAAACCTTGGGAATCGGAGGCGTGATTTCTGCTGTAATGACCACTAAATGTATTTTAAAAGATGCTCGTAAAGAAAAAACTTTCCAAACCGATTTTTTAATAAATGTAAACCAAGAACTACATGATCAAAGTATTCAACGTAAAACTAAATTGTAA
- the cyoE gene encoding heme o synthase, giving the protein MINYYLLTKPGIIMGNLITVAAGFLLASRGTIDFGLFLATLLGLSCIIASACVFNNYIDRKIDKKMVRTKDRALAKGIISHKNAIVFAIALGLLGNLILSLYTNLLTVCITNIGFFTYVLLYSIWKRHTIYGTAIGSIAGAVPPVVGYCAVSNHFDIGAAILFFIMVLWQMPHFFSIAIYRLGDYTKASIPVLPVMRGINRTKFHMTIYIIGFIVAAILLTTFHYTGYAYLIIATLLGLLWLALCIRGFKCDNDQVWARSMFRLSLVVITALCITIPFDIYTS; this is encoded by the coding sequence ATGATTAACTATTACTTATTGACAAAACCTGGCATTATTATGGGCAACCTCATAACCGTTGCAGCAGGCTTTTTACTTGCATCAAGAGGGACAATCGATTTTGGGCTGTTTTTAGCAACACTCTTAGGGCTTTCATGTATCATTGCCTCTGCCTGCGTTTTCAATAATTATATCGATCGCAAGATTGATAAAAAAATGGTAAGAACCAAAGACCGCGCTCTTGCAAAGGGTATTATCTCTCACAAAAATGCAATTGTCTTTGCAATTGCTCTTGGATTACTTGGTAATCTGATCCTTTCCCTATATACTAACTTACTTACCGTCTGCATCACCAACATCGGTTTTTTTACATATGTACTTCTGTACAGCATATGGAAGCGTCACACAATCTATGGAACTGCTATAGGAAGCATTGCAGGGGCAGTTCCTCCTGTTGTTGGATATTGTGCTGTGAGCAACCACTTTGATATAGGAGCTGCCATCTTATTTTTCATCATGGTGCTCTGGCAAATGCCACACTTTTTTTCTATCGCAATCTATCGCCTAGGCGACTATACAAAAGCCAGCATTCCTGTTTTACCTGTTATGAGAGGCATTAACAGAACAAAATTTCATATGACTATCTACATTATAGGTTTTATTGTTGCAGCCATACTCCTCACAACATTTCACTACACAGGCTACGCCTATCTAATCATAGCAACCCTACTAGGACTTTTGTGGCTTGCTCTGTGCATAAGAGGCTTTAAATGTGATAATGATCAGGTGTGGGCTCGAAGCATGTTTCGCTTATCCCTCGTAGTCATCACTGCCCTGTGCATCACCATACCATTCGACATATACACATCGTAA
- the cyoB gene encoding cytochrome o ubiquinol oxidase subunit I — translation MFGRLSLDALKHESSQNIAVFGMVFSAIAIIGLIFYLKRWKWLWHEWLTSVDPKRIGAMYMIVAFTMFLKGFADAIMMRTQQALSVGESYGFISAEHFQEVFSSHGTTMIFFVGMGVVFGLMNLIVPLQIGARDVAYPFLNALGFWLFAAAAILTLVSLAVGKFSAAGWLAYPPLSGMEYSPDEGVDYWIWMVQIAGVGSTISGINFLVTILKMRCPGMTWMRMPIFIWSILAALVLIIFAFPILTATLFMLTLDRYLGMHFFTAGFGGNPMMYVNLIWAWGHPEVYILILPAFGIFSEVVPALSEKRLFGYMSMVWAIVVIAFLSFVVWLHHFFTMGAGPGVNAFFAIMTMLIAIPTGVKIFNWLFTKFRGRVHFKTPMMWFFGFVLNFSVGGMTGILLSSPPVDYQMHNSLFLIAHFHGMVIGGMLFGVFSGFSYWFPKVTGFVLNEKLGRRAFWCWFVGFLLAFMPLYMLGFMGATRRLDHYDTSTGWHAFFVVVAAGAFIILCGVGLQVLQIVVSIKDRNKNRDIAGDPWNGRTLEWSTSSPPPVYNFAIIPTVTQRDAFWAWKQEKKNSPSAHKQATLQYEDIHIPRNTSIALYIGILSLILGFAFTWQILWLGFMALAGIIACIITRLSKEDIHDVIPAAEVQKIEQAHLTRQEYV, via the coding sequence ATGTTCGGTAGACTATCACTAGATGCCCTTAAGCATGAATCCAGTCAAAATATTGCTGTCTTTGGAATGGTATTCTCAGCAATTGCAATCATTGGCCTTATATTTTATTTAAAACGTTGGAAATGGCTCTGGCATGAATGGCTAACATCTGTTGATCCAAAAAGAATTGGTGCAATGTACATGATTGTTGCATTTACCATGTTTCTTAAAGGTTTTGCCGATGCTATCATGATGCGCACGCAACAAGCCCTCTCCGTTGGGGAATCATATGGCTTTATATCTGCAGAACACTTCCAAGAGGTCTTTTCCTCTCATGGAACAACCATGATTTTCTTTGTTGGAATGGGTGTTGTGTTTGGTTTAATGAATTTAATTGTACCCCTACAAATCGGTGCACGCGATGTAGCTTATCCCTTTCTAAATGCACTTGGTTTTTGGCTCTTTGCAGCAGCTGCGATACTTACTCTTGTCTCACTTGCCGTTGGCAAATTTTCTGCTGCTGGATGGCTTGCTTATCCTCCCCTTTCAGGCATGGAATACAGCCCTGACGAGGGCGTGGATTATTGGATATGGATGGTACAAATTGCAGGCGTTGGAAGTACTATTTCTGGCATTAACTTCCTTGTAACCATTCTTAAAATGCGCTGTCCCGGTATGACATGGATGAGAATGCCTATTTTTATCTGGAGCATTCTTGCTGCATTAGTCCTTATTATTTTTGCATTTCCCATACTTACAGCAACACTTTTTATGCTCACTCTAGACCGCTATCTAGGCATGCACTTTTTCACAGCAGGTTTTGGTGGAAATCCCATGATGTATGTCAACTTGATATGGGCTTGGGGGCATCCTGAAGTTTACATCCTCATTTTACCTGCTTTTGGAATATTCTCCGAGGTGGTTCCTGCCCTTTCTGAAAAACGTCTGTTTGGCTACATGTCCATGGTTTGGGCAATTGTCGTCATCGCCTTTCTCTCTTTTGTTGTCTGGCTACATCACTTCTTTACAATGGGAGCAGGACCTGGTGTAAATGCTTTCTTTGCTATCATGACAATGCTTATAGCCATACCTACTGGTGTTAAAATATTTAACTGGCTCTTCACAAAATTCCGAGGACGTGTCCACTTCAAAACACCTATGATGTGGTTCTTTGGTTTTGTGCTCAACTTTAGCGTAGGAGGGATGACAGGCATACTACTTTCATCCCCCCCTGTTGACTACCAGATGCACAATAGCCTATTCTTAATTGCACACTTCCATGGAATGGTCATTGGCGGCATGTTATTTGGTGTCTTTTCTGGATTTTCTTATTGGTTTCCAAAGGTAACTGGCTTTGTATTAAATGAAAAATTAGGAAGACGTGCCTTTTGGTGTTGGTTTGTAGGTTTTCTCCTAGCATTCATGCCCCTTTACATGCTGGGCTTTATGGGAGCTACAAGGCGTTTAGACCACTATGATACATCTACTGGATGGCACGCCTTCTTTGTAGTCGTAGCTGCAGGTGCATTTATCATATTATGCGGTGTAGGTCTTCAAGTCTTACAAATTGTTGTGAGCATCAAAGATCGCAACAAAAACAGAGATATCGCAGGTGATCCTTGGAATGGTAGGACACTAGAATGGTCTACTTCTTCACCGCCTCCTGTCTATAATTTTGCAATCATTCCTACAGTCACTCAAAGAGATGCTTTTTGGGCTTGGAAACAAGAAAAGAAAAATTCACCCTCAGCTCATAAACAAGCCACATTACAATATGAAGATATTCATATACCCAGAAATACATCTATCGCCCTTTATATTGGCATTTTAAGCTTAATCTTGGGCTTTGCCTTCACCTGGCAAATCTTGTGGCTTGGCTTTATGGCTCTTGCTGGCATCATAGCCTGCATCATTACACGCCTTTCCAAAGAAGATATTCATGATGTAATACCTGCAGCAGAGGTTCAAAAAATAGAACAGGCTCATTTAACTAGGCAGGAATATGTATGA
- the cyoC gene encoding cytochrome o ubiquinol oxidase subunit III — protein MTESLTIQQTKYPDPHQDTFSKTILGFWIYLMSDCILFATLFTTYAVLHDSTFGAPGSHELFSVPTSLAETLILLTSSFTCGFALLAACKNKKGHILFWLSISFLLGLTFITLELTEFKHFIHAGYAWDRSAFLSSFFTLVGTHGLHVSFGLLWMVVMMVQLVVHGLNPTIFRRLVCFSMFWHFLDLVWIFIFTLVYLIGTI, from the coding sequence ATGACTGAGTCTTTAACTATCCAGCAAACAAAATACCCAGACCCACACCAAGATACTTTTTCTAAAACTATCTTAGGGTTTTGGATCTACCTTATGAGCGATTGCATCTTATTTGCAACCCTCTTTACTACCTATGCGGTACTTCACGATAGCACATTCGGAGCTCCAGGATCGCACGAGTTATTTAGTGTACCCACATCGCTTGCAGAAACCCTTATCCTACTTACCAGTAGCTTTACTTGTGGCTTTGCACTACTTGCTGCATGCAAAAATAAGAAAGGCCATATTCTCTTCTGGCTTAGCATCTCATTTTTATTGGGACTTACCTTTATTACACTTGAATTAACCGAATTCAAACACTTTATTCACGCAGGTTATGCCTGGGATAGGAGCGCTTTTTTATCTTCTTTCTTTACTCTTGTAGGCACTCATGGCTTGCATGTCTCATTTGGCCTTCTATGGATGGTTGTGATGATGGTGCAACTTGTAGTTCATGGCTTAAATCCCACTATCTTTAGAAGACTTGTGTGCTTTAGCATGTTCTGGCATTTTTTAGACTTAGTATGGATTTTCATATTTACACTGGTGTACTTGATAGGGACAATATAA